One Candidatus Nanosynbacter featherlites genomic region harbors:
- a CDS encoding cell division protein FtsX, which translates to MAKKKTNANVKAMQRNKMKQRRTLAFVRMLRYGVNNFSRNAWLTVAATAVMSVTLLIIFVTVAAQRILVNTTETITQKANISIYLKGSVPEKTVNELTDKIKKLDNVTGVTYISAEQARHEQAQRYKDNVEALEAIREASNELPATLQVSVKDLNNYSSLKHFVGTDETYLANKDQRRQPSFTGDRRQAIETIGGWVRVASIGGSIATVVFVLISSLVVFNTIRMAIFNRKSEIQMMKLIGAERSFIRGPFVVEAIMYGFIAAVIATAGGYGLLAFAKEPMRKWLPIDTLLQDLTPYVGLVLLAMILIGGLIGTISSWVATHKYLKI; encoded by the coding sequence ATGGCCAAGAAAAAGACAAACGCAAACGTAAAAGCGATGCAGCGCAACAAAATGAAGCAGCGGCGAACGTTAGCTTTTGTTCGTATGCTGCGCTATGGTGTCAATAATTTCAGCCGTAATGCTTGGTTGACAGTCGCAGCGACGGCGGTTATGAGCGTGACTTTGCTGATTATCTTTGTGACTGTGGCGGCACAGCGTATCTTGGTAAATACAACGGAGACCATCACTCAAAAGGCAAATATTTCAATTTATCTCAAAGGATCCGTGCCTGAAAAAACCGTCAACGAATTGACAGATAAGATCAAAAAATTGGATAACGTAACAGGGGTGACGTACATTTCTGCGGAACAGGCACGCCATGAGCAAGCCCAGCGTTACAAAGATAATGTAGAAGCGCTGGAAGCTATTCGTGAAGCAAGCAATGAGCTACCAGCGACACTGCAGGTTTCAGTGAAAGACCTGAATAATTATTCTTCGCTGAAGCATTTTGTAGGGACTGATGAAACGTATCTTGCCAACAAAGACCAGCGTCGACAACCGTCATTCACTGGTGATCGCCGCCAGGCCATTGAAACAATCGGTGGTTGGGTGCGTGTGGCGAGCATTGGTGGATCGATTGCCACTGTGGTGTTTGTGCTAATTTCTTCACTGGTGGTGTTTAACACTATTCGTATGGCCATCTTCAACCGTAAGAGCGAGATCCAGATGATGAAGCTCATCGGTGCTGAGCGTAGTTTCATCCGCGGACCGTTTGTGGTTGAGGCGATTATGTATGGATTTATCGCTGCGGTGATCGCTACGGCAGGGGGTTATGGCCTGTTGGCGTTCGCCAAGGAGCCGATGCGTAAATGGTTGCCAATTGATACGTTACTTCAGGATCTGACACCGTATGTTGGGTTAGTGCTACTGGCTATGATTCTCATTGGTGGGCTGATTGGTACGATTTCGTCATGGGTTGCGACCCATAAATACCTCAAGATTTAA
- a CDS encoding CHAP domain-containing protein has translation MKQRSTTPVSHKQATKVALVVMAAVVAGAGIFQTAGTVFARDYEAEIKAKQQEANNYNSQAARLGEMAATLEEELNRLTAQVNALQSQIIESQNKIDSLKEEIKNNEAAINRNRKTMGQILSDMYVDDQISPLEMLASSENIGDFIDKQEQRSSLQGSLNDKIKEIKRLQKKLQDNKAAVERTLKDQETQKAQMAAKQAEQAKLVNDTKNDQAAYSSLASQRNSEIAKLREQQAAENLRSLPRGSVPSGTPGGGGYPGAWANAPLDAYVDPWGLYTRQCVSYVAWKVHSTGRYVPHFGGAGNANQWPSTTSRHGISNGSTPRAGAAAVIMGGAYGHVMYVESVNGDGTITVSDYNLGWDGLYRNYKRSSSGLVYIYF, from the coding sequence ATGAAGCAACGGTCCACCACACCAGTTTCGCACAAACAAGCCACCAAAGTAGCCTTGGTGGTGATGGCTGCCGTCGTTGCCGGAGCAGGGATTTTTCAGACCGCTGGCACGGTTTTTGCGCGAGATTATGAGGCAGAAATTAAGGCTAAACAACAAGAAGCCAATAACTACAATTCGCAGGCGGCTCGCTTGGGTGAGATGGCGGCGACTCTGGAAGAGGAATTGAACCGTTTGACCGCGCAGGTGAACGCGTTGCAATCTCAAATCATTGAAAGCCAAAATAAGATCGATTCACTGAAAGAAGAGATCAAGAATAACGAAGCGGCGATCAACAGAAACCGTAAGACAATGGGTCAGATCTTGTCTGACATGTATGTTGATGATCAGATTTCTCCGCTGGAAATGCTGGCTAGCTCAGAGAACATTGGTGATTTTATCGACAAGCAAGAGCAGCGCAGCAGCTTGCAGGGCTCACTGAATGACAAAATCAAGGAAATCAAGCGTCTGCAAAAGAAATTGCAGGACAATAAGGCGGCCGTTGAGCGTACACTGAAGGACCAGGAAACTCAAAAGGCTCAAATGGCGGCTAAGCAGGCTGAACAGGCGAAATTGGTGAATGATACAAAGAATGACCAGGCAGCTTACTCATCTTTGGCGTCACAGCGCAATAGCGAAATTGCGAAATTGCGTGAGCAGCAGGCTGCAGAAAACTTGCGTAGTTTGCCACGAGGTAGCGTGCCATCTGGTACGCCTGGTGGTGGTGGCTACCCAGGTGCTTGGGCAAATGCTCCGTTGGATGCCTATGTCGACCCATGGGGGTTGTATACCCGTCAGTGTGTGAGCTACGTTGCTTGGAAGGTTCACAGCACTGGTCGTTATGTGCCGCATTTCGGCGGGGCTGGTAACGCTAACCAGTGGCCATCAACCACATCCCGTCATGGTATTTCGAACGGCAGCACTCCACGAGCAGGGGCGGCAGCGGTGATAATGGGTGGTGCATATGGTCACGTGATGTATGTTGAGTCGGTAAACGGCGACGGCACTATTACGGTTAGTGACTATAACTTGGGCTGGGATGGTCTGTACCGCAATTATAAGCGCTCATCGTCTGGACTTGTCTACATCTACTTCTAA
- a CDS encoding S41 family peptidase, translating to MSKEKTRNAQLFAWAVVIAVVSFIAGARSDQIFAAIAPKLGMRYSAERLDTERIQETYRQLKAQYDGNLDTDKLINGASRGLVAATGDPYTTFMDAEEAKEFEKSLNGNIGGGIGAEIGLRNNRPTVVRVLRNSPAEEAQVKAGDIIIAVNGNSVADATTEQVVEKIRGEVNTTVKLQVLRNYQRLEMSMTRKQITAPAVEHDIVDGVGILKVYRFGEETGTLARAAAEAFKQNNVQKVILDLRSNPGGTVTAAQALAGLWLDNQDIMTERRGDKVVKTVKSTGKPLLQDIKTVVLIDRSSASASEIVAGALQEYSKAKLLGEKSYGKGSVQQLIKLRDGAQLKVTEARWYTPKGHTIDKTGIEPDEKVGLTANDMNFGKDPQMDAAKKLSW from the coding sequence ATGAGCAAGGAGAAAACACGAAACGCTCAGCTGTTTGCGTGGGCGGTAGTTATAGCGGTGGTTAGTTTTATCGCGGGTGCGCGGTCGGATCAGATATTTGCGGCGATTGCACCAAAGCTTGGCATGCGATATAGCGCTGAGCGGCTTGATACGGAGCGTATTCAAGAGACGTATCGACAATTGAAAGCGCAGTATGATGGAAATCTGGATACTGATAAATTGATCAATGGCGCGAGTCGCGGTCTGGTGGCGGCTACTGGCGATCCGTACACGACATTCATGGACGCTGAGGAGGCCAAAGAATTTGAGAAGAGCCTGAATGGTAATATTGGTGGCGGCATCGGCGCGGAGATTGGTTTGAGAAATAATCGGCCGACAGTCGTCAGGGTGCTACGAAATAGTCCAGCGGAGGAAGCTCAAGTGAAGGCTGGTGATATCATCATTGCTGTAAATGGTAACTCAGTGGCGGATGCTACTACCGAACAGGTAGTGGAAAAGATACGCGGGGAAGTGAACACTACAGTGAAGCTACAAGTACTTCGTAATTATCAGCGGCTAGAAATGTCGATGACGCGTAAGCAAATCACTGCACCAGCCGTGGAGCATGATATTGTTGATGGCGTTGGTATCTTGAAAGTGTACCGATTTGGTGAAGAAACTGGTACGTTGGCGCGTGCAGCGGCCGAAGCTTTCAAGCAAAACAATGTCCAGAAGGTTATTTTGGATCTTCGCAGCAACCCTGGTGGAACAGTAACGGCGGCTCAGGCGCTGGCTGGACTGTGGCTGGATAACCAAGACATCATGACGGAGCGGCGTGGCGACAAGGTTGTTAAAACAGTCAAATCAACAGGCAAGCCACTACTACAAGACATCAAAACGGTGGTGTTGATCGATAGGTCGAGTGCCAGTGCCAGTGAAATAGTAGCGGGTGCACTGCAAGAATACAGCAAGGCGAAATTGCTCGGAGAGAAGAGTTACGGTAAGGGTAGTGTGCAGCAATTGATCAAATTGCGTGATGGTGCACAGCTCAAAGTTACGGAAGCGCGTTGGTATACGCCAAAGGGTCACACTATTGACAAGACAGGTATTGAGCCAGACGAGAAGGTGGGTTTGACCGCTAATGATATGAATTTTGGCAAAGATCCACAGATGGACGCTGCCAAAAAGCTATCCTGGTAA
- a CDS encoding response regulator — protein sequence MNAKRKILLVEDDMALAAVYRARLELEGFDIKEVHNGEDALSATVEYKPDLILLDAMMPKISGFDVLDILRNTPETANVRIIMLTALSQPKDKERAEGLGVDEYLVKSQVVIGDVVARVKHHLGMTE from the coding sequence ATGAACGCAAAGAGGAAAATATTATTAGTAGAGGACGACATGGCACTGGCAGCCGTGTATCGCGCCAGGCTGGAGCTAGAAGGCTTTGATATCAAGGAAGTGCATAATGGCGAAGATGCACTGTCCGCAACCGTTGAATATAAGCCAGATTTGATTTTGCTGGACGCCATGATGCCAAAAATCAGTGGTTTTGACGTGTTGGATATTTTGCGCAATACGCCAGAAACGGCTAATGTACGTATCATCATGTTGACAGCGCTGAGTCAGCCAAAAGATAAAGAACGGGCTGAAGGTTTGGGAGTTGACGAATACTTGGTGAAGTCTCAAGTTGTCATCGGTGATGTGGTTGCGCGGGTGAAGCACCACTTGGGGATGACAGAATAA
- a CDS encoding 50S ribosomal protein L27 — MSKVKAGSSSKNIHNNAGQRLGVKRFGGQKVNAGAVLVRQTGATKIAGDGTYMSRNYTIHAAKDGVVSFKKVKKQKFTGKTERRTQVRVD; from the coding sequence ATGTCAAAGGTTAAAGCTGGTAGCTCAAGCAAGAACATCCACAACAATGCTGGTCAGCGTTTGGGCGTGAAACGCTTTGGCGGCCAAAAAGTCAATGCTGGTGCAGTATTGGTGCGTCAAACTGGTGCTACCAAGATCGCTGGTGACGGCACGTACATGAGCCGTAACTACACTATTCACGCAGCTAAAGACGGCGTGGTTAGCTTTAAGAAAGTCAAGAAGCAGAAATTTACCGGTAAAACCGAACGCCGCACACAAGTTCGCGTAGACTAA
- a CDS encoding TRM11 family SAM-dependent methyltransferase gives MFVAILGRLPKLSIAELEAMFGKSHVRAVSRSTAVVDTDNLSIDSLGGSLKCGKIIHTLPADGHPTLEQTSHWITRTYVHQLLAVGGKITLGISAYGFSISPRQLQSIGLLLKTSMKKHNVSLRLIPNTTTELSTATSHNNKLGLSPKKRELFIIKTDDSAILIAESNGAQNITAYARRDRNRPRRDAFVGMLPPKLAQIMVNLAVGNAAKATILDPFCGTGTVLQEALLKGYDVCGSDLSQKMIDYTTENLTWLQSKYHITGTVHSLEQADAMTHQWPKAQQLNAVVCETYLGQPFSAPPSPKKLHEVTGNCNHIITNFLRNIHSQLTPGTTLCIAVPAWRDASHNLTHLPLIKDLKKLGYILQQPPLIYSRSDQVVVREILLLKTA, from the coding sequence ATGTTCGTAGCAATATTAGGACGCTTGCCGAAGTTGTCAATCGCAGAATTAGAAGCCATGTTTGGAAAATCACACGTTCGTGCTGTCAGCCGCAGTACCGCTGTCGTTGACACTGATAACCTGTCGATCGACTCCCTTGGCGGATCGCTCAAATGCGGCAAAATCATCCACACCCTTCCAGCCGACGGTCACCCGACTCTGGAGCAAACCTCTCACTGGATTACGCGTACTTATGTTCATCAACTCTTGGCAGTCGGTGGAAAAATCACCCTCGGCATCAGTGCCTATGGATTCTCGATCTCACCTCGCCAGCTGCAAAGCATTGGCCTGTTGCTCAAAACTTCCATGAAAAAGCACAATGTCAGTCTGCGGCTCATCCCAAACACCACCACGGAACTATCAACTGCCACTTCGCATAACAATAAGCTTGGGCTCAGTCCTAAAAAACGCGAGTTATTCATCATCAAAACAGATGACAGCGCCATCCTCATCGCTGAAAGTAATGGCGCGCAAAACATCACCGCCTATGCCCGCCGTGACCGTAACCGGCCACGCCGTGACGCATTCGTCGGCATGTTACCGCCAAAGCTGGCGCAAATCATGGTGAATCTAGCAGTCGGCAACGCCGCAAAAGCAACCATTCTCGACCCTTTTTGTGGTACCGGCACCGTTCTCCAGGAAGCCTTGCTCAAAGGGTATGACGTCTGTGGTAGCGACCTCAGCCAAAAGATGATTGATTACACGACAGAAAATCTAACCTGGTTGCAGAGCAAATACCATATCACCGGCACGGTACATAGCCTTGAACAAGCTGATGCCATGACTCATCAGTGGCCAAAAGCCCAACAGCTTAATGCCGTGGTCTGTGAAACCTACCTTGGACAACCCTTCTCTGCGCCACCAAGTCCCAAAAAGCTCCACGAAGTAACCGGCAATTGCAATCACATCATCACTAACTTTTTACGCAATATTCATAGTCAACTGACACCCGGTACCACACTGTGCATCGCCGTACCTGCTTGGCGTGATGCCAGCCACAACCTGACCCATCTGCCACTCATCAAAGACCTAAAAAAGCTAGGCTATATCCTACAGCAACCGCCTCTCATCTACTCCCGATCCGACCAAGTCGTGGTGCGTGAAATATTGCTACTAAAAACCGCCTAG
- a CDS encoding lysylphosphatidylglycerol synthase transmembrane domain-containing protein, with translation MFSRKISKVLKTLKSPRIIISLITLLVLVAIIYLSRHELLRAWELLGTANVGLLALLLPAQIIVYYAGGEMIFSYLRDRKLIKHVSRLEQVRIALELNLVNHIFPSGGVSGISYTTWRMSKLGVSSARSTFAQLLRYVTGFLSMLAMMIVAVVFLAVDGRINRYIVASSFLVVVVVLSLTFAIIYMFSSRHRMHKAARRIARGLNAITKCVTFGMQRQLVQAEQMDTFFSDMHDDFSELMQDKRLIVKPFLWGIVYASFDILMFMLAFWSLGASVNPAVLLIGYIAAGFAGIIIFTPGGAGVYETIMILFLSMTGTPPDIAIAGIILTRVILLMGTIVLGYIFYQHALIKYGKPHRDS, from the coding sequence ATGTTTTCTCGGAAAATTTCGAAGGTGTTGAAAACACTGAAATCGCCGCGCATAATCATCAGTCTAATTACACTATTGGTTTTGGTGGCAATCATCTATTTGTCGCGTCATGAACTGCTGCGAGCATGGGAGTTGTTGGGAACGGCTAATGTTGGGTTATTGGCCTTGCTGCTGCCGGCGCAGATCATCGTGTATTATGCTGGTGGCGAAATGATTTTTTCTTATCTGCGTGATAGGAAGCTTATCAAACATGTGTCGCGGCTAGAGCAAGTGCGAATTGCACTGGAGTTGAACTTGGTAAATCATATCTTTCCGTCAGGCGGGGTGAGTGGTATTTCCTACACGACATGGAGGATGAGCAAGCTCGGTGTGAGCTCGGCGCGTTCAACGTTTGCGCAGCTCCTGAGATATGTGACAGGGTTTTTGTCAATGCTAGCCATGATGATCGTGGCGGTGGTGTTTTTGGCAGTAGACGGTCGCATCAACCGGTATATTGTGGCATCAAGTTTCCTGGTCGTGGTGGTTGTCCTGAGCCTAACATTTGCCATCATCTACATGTTTTCTTCTCGTCATAGGATGCACAAGGCGGCGCGCCGAATTGCGCGAGGGCTTAATGCTATCACTAAATGTGTGACGTTTGGTATGCAGCGCCAGTTGGTTCAGGCGGAGCAGATGGATACCTTTTTCTCTGATATGCACGACGATTTCTCGGAATTGATGCAAGATAAACGCTTGATAGTCAAACCGTTTTTGTGGGGAATTGTGTATGCGTCGTTTGATATTTTGATGTTTATGCTGGCTTTTTGGTCATTGGGTGCGTCGGTCAATCCAGCAGTGCTGCTGATTGGCTATATCGCGGCGGGCTTTGCTGGGATCATCATCTTTACGCCAGGCGGTGCAGGTGTGTATGAGACGATCATGATTTTGTTTTTGAGCATGACTGGTACGCCACCAGATATCGCTATCGCGGGCATCATACTGACGCGTGTCATTTTGCTCATGGGAACAATTGTCCTTGGCTATATTTTCTATCAGCACGCGCTAATCAAATATGGTAAGCCTCACCGTGACTCCTAA
- the xseA gene encoding exodeoxyribonuclease VII large subunit, producing the protein MTPKFSVSEFLAVVNQSLELAFGSVQIEGEVSSFKVNHQKYVFFDLKDDDGTVNCFMTVWQLRMPIHDGMRVVVRAVPKVTDWGKFSLTVQSVQPVGEGNLRKSFELLRKKLSDEGLFDDARKRLLPSRPQHVAVISSTNSAGYADFMKIANERWGGVRFSVVNVMVQGETAADQIIRAVEKIESLADLPEVIVVIRGGGSADDLSVFNDELLVRKLASSRVPVVTGIGHEIDTTLCDLAADVRASTPSNAAQLLLPDKQDMIRSIKHQLRGVALQTVRAIDEELELVQAARSNALDSWRQHVEELLSDVQSRIRLISEYDPELALARGYAMIRGNCAVGEVIEIQTNKALMKARVEAYAERTNN; encoded by the coding sequence GTGACTCCTAAGTTTAGCGTTAGCGAATTTTTGGCGGTTGTCAATCAGTCGCTAGAGCTGGCCTTTGGCTCGGTGCAGATTGAAGGTGAAGTCAGCTCGTTTAAGGTCAATCACCAAAAATACGTTTTCTTTGACTTGAAAGATGATGACGGTACGGTCAATTGTTTCATGACGGTGTGGCAGCTGAGAATGCCTATTCATGACGGGATGCGAGTGGTAGTACGGGCAGTGCCGAAGGTGACCGATTGGGGCAAGTTTAGTTTAACCGTACAGTCAGTGCAGCCAGTGGGCGAAGGAAATTTACGCAAAAGCTTTGAACTGCTGCGTAAAAAGCTGTCAGATGAGGGGCTGTTTGATGATGCTCGCAAACGATTGTTGCCGTCACGGCCGCAGCATGTGGCGGTTATCTCTAGCACCAATTCAGCTGGATACGCTGACTTTATGAAAATCGCCAATGAACGCTGGGGCGGCGTTCGGTTTAGTGTGGTAAATGTGATGGTGCAGGGCGAAACGGCGGCAGATCAGATCATCAGGGCGGTTGAGAAGATTGAAAGCTTGGCGGACCTACCAGAGGTGATCGTGGTGATTCGTGGGGGAGGCAGCGCTGATGACTTGAGTGTGTTCAATGACGAATTGCTAGTGCGAAAACTGGCGTCCAGTCGAGTGCCGGTTGTGACGGGGATTGGTCATGAAATTGACACGACATTGTGCGATCTTGCGGCTGATGTACGAGCGTCAACGCCAAGCAATGCAGCGCAGCTATTGCTGCCGGATAAGCAAGATATGATCCGGTCGATCAAGCACCAGCTTCGTGGCGTGGCGCTACAAACAGTACGAGCGATTGACGAGGAATTGGAACTGGTACAGGCGGCGCGCAGCAATGCTCTGGATAGCTGGCGTCAGCACGTTGAGGAGCTGCTGAGTGATGTACAGTCACGCATCAGGTTGATTAGTGAATACGATCCAGAATTAGCCCTGGCAAGAGGTTATGCTATGATTAGGGGTAATTGTGCGGTCGGGGAAGTGATTGAAATACAAACTAACAAAGCTTTGATGAAAGCGAGGGTTGAAGCATATGCAGAACGAACCAACAATTAA
- a CDS encoding class I SAM-dependent methyltransferase, with the protein MEVIIICGLILFLIFGLTAFIGAPYVPTRHTDIHRLLTDELKLTNDDIVLDVGSGDGAVLQEVARTGAQAIGYEINPFLVLASRWRLRKYAKNVRIKWTNAWTTQPAKHITVIYAFGAGLHLKKIYQLARQQATHQGRPLRLVSYGYRLDTTKNDRLLKEAGPYFLYEIRPDFTGDKA; encoded by the coding sequence ATGGAAGTGATAATTATTTGTGGGCTGATACTATTTTTGATATTTGGACTGACCGCGTTCATCGGTGCGCCATATGTGCCAACGCGACATACTGATATTCATAGGCTTTTGACGGATGAACTAAAGTTGACCAACGATGACATCGTGCTAGATGTGGGGTCAGGTGATGGCGCCGTGCTACAAGAGGTGGCGAGGACCGGTGCTCAGGCTATTGGCTATGAGATTAATCCGTTTTTAGTGCTAGCGTCTCGCTGGCGGCTAAGAAAATATGCCAAGAACGTGCGCATCAAATGGACGAATGCGTGGACGACGCAGCCTGCCAAACACATCACGGTGATATACGCGTTTGGTGCAGGGCTGCATTTGAAGAAAATTTATCAATTGGCTCGGCAACAGGCGACCCACCAGGGTAGACCGTTACGATTGGTCAGTTATGGCTATCGGCTAGATACCACGAAGAACGACCGACTACTGAAAGAAGCTGGTCCGTATTTTCTGTATGAAATACGCCCTGACTTTACAGGAGACAAAGCATAA
- a CDS encoding sensor histidine kinase, translating to MAEVRWNNAEFGQLPSVAVAAHELKSPLALIRQLSLLLEEGLLDAAETRHIAQQLSSISDQSLALVQDLAQTAHLSPTLFPLEPINPLALCQQMAMELHPMLRLYGQSIDWPKKQSAKHLVVANRALLSRILANFLNNSLKYSEKDMPIRVTIRQIGSTLRILIRDHGPMMSRADYARLIDEMEQRKSVRTRPDSSGLGVYVASQFAKAMGGTIGLIRHRDGLTFYVELPISQQMSLL from the coding sequence ATGGCGGAGGTAAGATGGAATAATGCTGAATTTGGGCAGCTGCCAAGTGTAGCAGTGGCTGCCCATGAGTTGAAATCTCCGCTGGCACTCATCAGGCAACTGAGTCTACTACTGGAAGAGGGGCTGCTAGATGCAGCTGAAACGCGTCACATTGCTCAGCAACTGTCGAGTATCAGTGATCAGTCGTTGGCGTTGGTACAGGACTTGGCGCAAACGGCTCACTTGTCACCAACGTTATTTCCTCTGGAGCCCATCAACCCACTGGCGTTGTGTCAGCAAATGGCCATGGAATTACACCCGATGTTGCGTTTGTACGGTCAGTCAATCGACTGGCCGAAAAAACAGTCGGCGAAGCATTTGGTGGTGGCAAACAGGGCGTTATTGTCGCGGATTTTAGCTAACTTTTTGAATAATTCGCTCAAATACAGCGAAAAAGATATGCCCATACGGGTGACAATTCGCCAAATTGGCTCGACGCTGAGGATCTTGATCCGTGACCACGGCCCGATGATGAGCCGTGCGGATTATGCGCGGCTTATCGATGAGATGGAGCAGCGAAAATCAGTTCGCACACGCCCTGACAGCAGCGGCTTGGGCGTATACGTGGCGTCGCAATTTGCAAAAGCCATGGGCGGAACTATTGGTTTGATCAGGCATCGTGATGGGCTGACGTTTTATGTAGAATTACCCATAAGCCAACAGATGAGTTTGCTATGA
- a CDS encoding response regulator → MKKVLIIEDDPVWAKLIQHYISEAGAESRIVIAPGQALEMIDDWHPDALVLDMLLASETGMALLNELKSHEDLANLPIIVCSNVGITHDDMEPFGVRAVLDKSTMTPAQVRQALTEVLL, encoded by the coding sequence ATGAAAAAAGTGCTGATTATTGAGGACGATCCAGTGTGGGCAAAGCTGATACAGCATTATATCTCGGAGGCTGGCGCTGAGTCGCGGATTGTTATTGCTCCGGGGCAGGCACTGGAAATGATTGATGATTGGCACCCAGATGCGTTGGTTTTGGACATGCTCTTGGCGAGTGAAACGGGCATGGCCCTGCTGAATGAATTGAAAAGTCATGAGGACTTGGCTAATTTGCCGATCATCGTGTGTAGCAATGTTGGTATCACTCATGACGATATGGAGCCGTTTGGTGTGCGGGCGGTGCTTGATAAATCAACCATGACGCCGGCGCAGGTGCGACAGGCGTTGACGGAGGTGCTACTATGA
- the recO gene encoding DNA repair protein RecO produces the protein MSQSERLQAIVLRRTDYGEADRILHLLTSAGRCNVIAKGVRREKSKLAGGIELFALCDVVVRRGRGELGILTSAQLQQFYRHILDSYERMQFGYEMLKLVNRASEQVDEPAWFSVAQQVLAQLNNMKVEQKLIETWFYLQYAGLLGDELNLRTDVAAQTLSPDKTYMYDSTEKGLRLAEQGDLSADAIKLLRLIQAKPLANVAQIGGITEVISACWLVARQHAAV, from the coding sequence ATGAGCCAGAGCGAGCGCTTGCAGGCAATCGTCCTGAGAAGAACTGACTACGGCGAGGCGGATCGAATTTTACATCTGTTGACTTCGGCGGGGCGGTGCAACGTGATCGCCAAAGGTGTGCGACGCGAAAAAAGTAAATTGGCAGGCGGTATCGAACTATTTGCGCTGTGCGACGTGGTGGTGCGACGCGGGCGCGGCGAGTTGGGGATTTTGACCAGTGCGCAGCTGCAGCAATTTTATCGGCACATTTTGGACAGCTATGAGCGGATGCAATTTGGCTATGAGATGTTGAAATTGGTCAATCGAGCGAGCGAGCAGGTCGACGAGCCAGCCTGGTTTTCGGTGGCCCAGCAGGTTTTGGCTCAATTGAATAACATGAAGGTTGAGCAGAAATTAATTGAAACTTGGTTCTATTTGCAATACGCTGGGCTATTGGGCGATGAGCTGAACTTGCGCACTGACGTGGCGGCCCAGACTTTATCGCCTGACAAAACATATATGTACGACAGCACGGAAAAGGGCTTGCGGCTGGCGGAGCAGGGTGATTTGTCAGCGGACGCCATCAAGCTGCTTCGGCTCATCCAGGCAAAGCCTCTGGCGAATGTGGCACAAATTGGCGGGATAACTGAGGTAATCAGTGCTTGCTGGCTGGTCGCGCGGCAGCACGCGGCGGTGTAA